GGCCGTCCGCCTTGCCACTGTCGTCGCTGTCTGAGCCGCAGGCCGTCGCCGTGAGGGCGAGGGACGCCACCAGTGCGGTGGCCGCTATGCCACGCCGCATGAGTTCTCCTTGAGGGTGAAAGCCCGTGTGCTTCGGGGGAGCGGACCCGTCCGCCGTCCCCGCCGACTCGCCGACCGCACCGTTGCCGCCGTCGGGCGACGTGAACGTAACAGCGATGTAAGCGGTGCGAAAGACCTTGCAGCAAAAAAGTGCAAGACCGACGGACAGTTACCCCGCCGTGACCTCTTCGGAACCGTCCCGATCTGCCGCGATGCCTTGCCACAGAAGCATTTATCGGGTGAGGGGGTGCCGTGCAAGACTCTGCAAGCTCTTGCCATACCCGTCCGTCGCGGGGATCATCGGGCCTCAGCGCCTTGCAGGAACCAGCACCGCGCACCACTGCCGACCAGGATCACGAGGGAACGCGATGACGCAGCAGCCCGGAACGGGCCGTCCGAGTGCCCGTGCACGGCGTTCGTTCAGTGGGCAACGCGATCCCCGGCCGGTACAGTCCAATCCCGTGACCACACGGCTTGCCGACATCGCAGCGCAGGCGGGGGTGAGCGAAGCGACCGTCAGCCGGGTCCTGAACGGGAAGCCGGGCGTCGCCGCCACCACCCGCCAGTCCGTACTCGCCGCGCTCGACGTGCTCGGCTACGAGCGGCCCGTCCGGCTGCGCCAGCGCAGCGAGGGGCTCGTCGGGCTGATAACCCCGGAGCTGGAGAACCCCATATTCCCGGCCCTGGCCCAGGTCATCGGCCAGGCGCTGACCCGGCAGGGCTACACACCGGTTCTGGCGACCCAGACGCCGGGCGGCTCCACCGAGGACGAACTGACCGAGATGCTGGTCGACCGGGGGGTCGCCGGCATCATCTTCGTCTCCGGACTGCACGCGGACACCTCGGCGGACATGCAGCGCTACGAGCAACTGCGCGGGCGGGGAGTGCCGTTCGTCCTCATCGACGGTTTCTCGCCGAAGGTGCAGGCACCCTTCATCTCACCGGACGACCGGGCGGCGATGGCCCTGGCGGTCACCCATCTCGTCTCGCTCGGCCACACCCGGATCGGCCTCGCACTCGGCCCCAAGCGGTTCGTGCCGGTGCAGCGCAAGATCGAGGGCTTCGTCCGCACGATGCAGGACCTGCTGGGTCTGGCCACCGCCGACATCGAGGAGCGCCTGGTCCAGCACTCGCTGTACACGCTGGAGGGCGGCCAGGCGGCCACGGCGGCGCTCATCGACCGTGACTGCACGGCGATCGTCTGCGCGAGCGACATGATGGCACTGGGTGCCATACGGACGGCGCGGCAGCGCGGCCTCGAAGTCCCGGACGACATCTCCGTCGTCGGCTTCGACGACTCCCCGCTGATCGCCTTCACCGACCCGCCCCTGACCACGGTCCGCAAGCCGGTCCCGGCGATGGGCCAGGCCGCGGTGCGGACGCTGCTGGAGGAGATCGGCGGGACCCCGGCGCCGCACAGCGAGTTCGTGTTCATGCCGGAGCTGGTGGTCCGGGGCTCGACGGCCTCGTCACCAGGGGACCGCAACCGCGCCAGGGGCACCACCTAGGGGTGCGCGGCGGGGCGTCGTCGTGCGCGGGGAGTAGTGCGGCACCTACTTCAGGTGGAGAACGTGCGGGCAGGACCCACCCAGGGGATGATCGGTCGAGAAAGGCTCATCTGGCAGACTCTGTCCCTATGGGTGAGAGCACCGTGACGACACTGGAAGGCCAGGAGCAGGCCCCTCCACAGCCCGTCGCGGACGAGGCGCACGTCAGCGCGGGACACCGTCTCCTGCGAAGGCTGCGTACGCCCCGCCGCCCCCGGCTCTGGTTCGAGATCCTGCTCATCGGGGTGAGTTACTGGACGTACTCACTGATCCGCAACGCGGTCCCCGAGCAGCGGGGCCAGGCGCTGGCGAACGCCGACTGGCTCTGGCGGGTGGAACACCACCTCGGCATCGCCGTCGAGGAGTCGGTCAACCACGCCGTGAACTCGGTGACTTGGCTGATCGTCGGCATGAACTACTACTACGCGACCCTGCACTTCGTGGTGACCATCGGCGTCCTGGTGTGGCTCTACCGCAGCCACCCGGGCCGGTACGCGGCCACCCGCACGGTCGTCTTCGCCACCACGGGTGTGGCCCTGGTCGGCTACTACCTGTGTCCGCTGGCCCCGCCGCGCCTGATGACGGGCAACGACTTCATCGACACGGTCGTGGTCCACCAGACCTGGGGCTCGATGGCCTCCGGCGACCTGAAGAGCGTGTCGAACCAGTACGCCGCGATGCCGTCCATGCACATCGGCTGGTCCCTGTGGTGCGGCCTCACGATCTTCGCCCTGGCCTCGGTCCCCTGGGTCCGCGTCCTCGGCCTGCTCTACCCGGTGGCGACCCTGGTGGTCATCGTCGCCACGGCCAACCACTTCTGGCTGGACGCGGTGGGCGGCATGGCCTGCCTGGCGTTCGGCTACCTGGTGGCGAGGCTCTGGTACGGATCACTGCCGTACACGCTGCCGCAGCAGGTTCCACAGAAGGTTCCACCGAAGGTCCCGCCGAAGGATCCGCCCGAAGCGTGAGGGTCCGGGGCGGGGTCACTCCCCGCCTCCGCCGCCCCGCCGACGTCAGTGTGTGCCGTAGAACAGCTCGTCCACCACCGCCCGTGCCCGCCGAGTCGTCCGACGGTAGTCGTCCAGCATGTCCCCGACATGCCCGGGGCCGTACCCCAGATACCGGCCCACGGCGGCCAGCTCCCGCCCGTCGGAGGGAAACGTGTCGCCCGCCCGTCCCCGCACCAGCATCACCGCGTTCCGCACCCGGGTGGCCAGCACCCACGCCTCGTCGAGCGTCGCCGCGTCCTCCCCGGAGATCAGCTCCGCCGCACACGCGGCGGCCAGCGCCTCCCGCGTACGCGTCGTCCGCAGCCCCGGCTCCGCCCACCCGTGCCGCAACTGCGTCAACTGCACGGTCCACTCCACGTCGGACAGCCCGCCCCGCCCCAGCTTGGTGTGCAGCGTGGGATCCGCCCCACGGGGCATCCGCTCGGTCTCCATCCGCGCCTTGAGCCGCCGGATCTCCCGTACGGCGTCCTCCCCGAGCCCTTCCGCCGGATACCGCAGCGGATCGGCGAGGTCGAGGAACCGCCGCCCCAACTCCTCGTCCCCCGCCACGACTTCGGCCCGCAGCAGCGCCTGCGACTCCCATCCGAGCGACCAGCGCCGGTAGTAGGCCTCGTACGACTTCAGCGTCCGTACGAGCGGTCCGGACTTGCCCTCGGGACGCAGGTCGGCGTCGATGAGCAGCGGCGGGTCGGCGCTGGGGATCTGCAGCAGCCTGCGCATCTCGGAGACGACGGTGTTGGCGGCCCGCGCGGCCTCCTCGTCGCCCACGCCCTCCCGGGGCTCGTGCACGAAGAGCACGTCGGCGTCGGATCCGTACCCCATCTCGTGGCCGCCGAAGCGGCCCATGCCGATGACGGTGAAGCGGGTGGGCAGTGTCTCGCCCCAGCCGTCGCGGACGACGGCGCGCAGGGTGCCGGCGATCGTCGCCGCCGTGAGGTCCGAGATGGCGCCTCCGACGAGGTCGACGAGCGCGCCCTGGTCGGCGTTGGCCGGCGTCTCCTCGGTGCCGTAGGAGCCGACGATGTCGATGGCGGCCGTACGGAACAGCTCGCGCCGCCGTACGCCGCGCGCGGCGGTGACCGCGGCCTCTCCCTTGCCGGCCCGGCCCACCGCGGAGAGGATCTCCTGCTCCAGGTGGGCGCGGGTACGGGACACGAGCCCGCCGCCGGAGCCGTTACCGAGGAGTGCCACGGCTTCGGGCGCCCGCAGCAGCAGGTCGGGGGCGAGCCGTCCGGCGGACAGGACGCGGGCCAGGTTCTCGGCGGCGGCGCCCTCGTCCCGCAGCAGTCGCAGATACCAGGGGGTCTTGCCGAGCGCGTCCGAGACCTTGCGGAAGTTGAGCAGCCCCGCGTCGGGGTCGGCGGAGTCGGCGAACCAGCCCAACAGGACGGGCAGCAGCGTGCGTTGGATGGCGGCCTTGCGGGAGACGCCGGAGGCCAGCGCCTCCAGGTGGCGCAGCGCCGCGGCCGGATCCGCGTACCCGAGGGCGACCAGCCGCTCCCGGGCCGCCACCGGACTCAACCGGCTCTCGCCGGGCGCGAGTTGGGCGACGGCGTCGAGCAGCGGCCGGTAGAACAGCTTCTCGTGCAGCCGCCGCACCACTCCGGCGTGCCGCTTCCACTCGCGGTTCAGTGCCCTGACCGGGTCGGTCCGCAGCCCGAGCGAGCGTCCGATGCGCCGCAGATCGGCGTCGTCCTCGGGCACGAGGTGGGTGCGCCGCAGCCGGAAGAGCTGTATGCGGTGCTCCATGGACCGCAGGAAGCGGTACGCCTCGTCGAACTGCACCGCGTCGACGCGTCCCACGTACCCGCCCGCCGCCAGTGCCTTCAGGGCGTCGAGGGTGGTCCCGCTGCGCAGCGACGTGTCGACCCGTCCGTGCACCAACTGGAGCATCTGTACGGCGAATTCGACGTCCCGCAGTCCGCCGGGTCCGAGTTTCAGTTCCCGCTCGATCTCGGCGGCCGGGATGTTCTCGACGACGCGCCGCCGCATCTTCTGCACGTCGGTGACGAAGTTCTCCCGCTCGGCGACCTGCCAGACGAGGGGGGCCAGCGTGGCGACGTACTCCTGCCCCAGTTCGACGTCCCCCGCGACGGCCCGCGCCTTCAACAGGGCCTGGAACTCCCACGTCTTGGCCCAGCGCTGGTAGTAGGCGAGATGGCTGCTGAGCGTGCGCACGAGCGGGCCGTTGCGTCCCTCGGGCCGCAGATTGGCGTCGACGGGCCAGATGGACCCCTCGACGGTGGTCTCCGAGCAGATCCGCATCAGATGGGCCGCGAGCCGGGTGGCGGCCCGCATCGCCTTGTCCTCGTCGGCCGGGTCGGTGCCCTCCGCGGGTTCCCCGACGAAGATGACGTCGACGTCCGACACGTAGTTCAGTTCATGGCCGCCGCACTTGCCCATCGCGATCACCGCGAGCCGGCACATGTCGGCGTCCTCGGGCGCGGCGGCCTGGGCGAGGGAGAGCGCGGCGCGCAGGGTGGCGGTCGCGAGGTCGGCGAGCTCGGCCGCCGCCTGTGTGACGTCGGTCGTCCCGCACACGTCACGGGCGGCGATGGACAGCAGGCAGCGCCGGTAGGCGATCCGCAGCGACACGGGGTCGTCCGCCTCGGCGAGCCCGTGTTCGAACTCCGTGACGCCGGGATGCAGGTCCTGCGCCTCGTACGTGACGAGGGCCTGCCAGTCGAGCGGGTGGCGCGCGAGGTGGTCGCCGAGCGCGTCGGAGGCGCCGAGCACCCCGAGCAGCCGGTCGCGCAGCGGTTTGGCCGCGATCAGCGTGTCGAGGAGCTCGCGCCGCCCCGCGTCGTTCTCCTGCGCCTCGACGATCCGGACGAGCCCGAGCAGGGCCAGATCCGGGTCGGCGGTGGCGCCGAGCGCGTCGAGCAGCACCGGGTCGTCCGTCACGGCCGCGAGCTGCGGGCTGTCGAGCAGCCGCTCGGCGGCCGACGGATCGGTGAAACCGTGCCGCAGCAGCCGAGAGAAGGTACTGCTCCTGCGCCCCGGCACCGTCATCCCGGCCTCCGTCGTCCCCCGCGATGTCACCCCATGCGATCAAGGTCGTACGAGTGAGAGAGTAACCGCAGAGGCGGGGGGAAGCGCCTGGGCGGCCGGGCAGTGCGTGCGCGGGCCGGGCGTCCGGTCAGCGCGGTTCGCGGATGCCGTCGATGATGCGGGTCCAGTTGTCGCCGCCGTGGCCGTCCTCGACGGCGCGCCGGTAATGCGCCCGCACGGCCAGCGGGAGCGCCGGGTCGAGGCCGAGGGACGTACTGGTCGCGACGATGTGGTCGGCGGTCGCACCCATCATGGTGACCGTGCTGAGGTCACCGGGATGTTCACCGGCGTCGAGCGCCGCGCCGGGGGTCTCCTCGCCCGCCCGCAGGATGGCGCCGGTCGAGTCGGCGGAGGCCAGCAGCTCCGGCAGCGCCTGTGTGGCCTTCATGCCCGCGCCGCCCAGCATCGCGGTGGCGTGCATCAGGGCGGACAGGGTGGTCAGGAAGACCGTGAGCTGGGCCTGGTACATCAGCTGGGCGAGGCCCGGGTCCTCGCCCAGGTACTTCGGCGTCCCGAGCGCCGCCAGTGTCGCCGCCCGGCTCTCCAGCACCTGGCGGCTGCCGCTGTAGTAGACGTGGGCAGCCGCCGTGCCGACCATCGGCGCGGGAACCATG
This sequence is a window from Streptomyces ortus. Protein-coding genes within it:
- a CDS encoding LacI family DNA-binding transcriptional regulator — its product is MTTRLADIAAQAGVSEATVSRVLNGKPGVAATTRQSVLAALDVLGYERPVRLRQRSEGLVGLITPELENPIFPALAQVIGQALTRQGYTPVLATQTPGGSTEDELTEMLVDRGVAGIIFVSGLHADTSADMQRYEQLRGRGVPFVLIDGFSPKVQAPFISPDDRAAMALAVTHLVSLGHTRIGLALGPKRFVPVQRKIEGFVRTMQDLLGLATADIEERLVQHSLYTLEGGQAATAALIDRDCTAIVCASDMMALGAIRTARQRGLEVPDDISVVGFDDSPLIAFTDPPLTTVRKPVPAMGQAAVRTLLEEIGGTPAPHSEFVFMPELVVRGSTASSPGDRNRARGTT
- a CDS encoding phosphatase PAP2 family protein: MGESTVTTLEGQEQAPPQPVADEAHVSAGHRLLRRLRTPRRPRLWFEILLIGVSYWTYSLIRNAVPEQRGQALANADWLWRVEHHLGIAVEESVNHAVNSVTWLIVGMNYYYATLHFVVTIGVLVWLYRSHPGRYAATRTVVFATTGVALVGYYLCPLAPPRLMTGNDFIDTVVVHQTWGSMASGDLKSVSNQYAAMPSMHIGWSLWCGLTIFALASVPWVRVLGLLYPVATLVVIVATANHFWLDAVGGMACLAFGYLVARLWYGSLPYTLPQQVPQKVPPKVPPKDPPEA
- a CDS encoding bifunctional [glutamine synthetase] adenylyltransferase/[glutamine synthetase]-adenylyl-L-tyrosine phosphorylase translates to MTVPGRRSSTFSRLLRHGFTDPSAAERLLDSPQLAAVTDDPVLLDALGATADPDLALLGLVRIVEAQENDAGRRELLDTLIAAKPLRDRLLGVLGASDALGDHLARHPLDWQALVTYEAQDLHPGVTEFEHGLAEADDPVSLRIAYRRCLLSIAARDVCGTTDVTQAAAELADLATATLRAALSLAQAAAPEDADMCRLAVIAMGKCGGHELNYVSDVDVIFVGEPAEGTDPADEDKAMRAATRLAAHLMRICSETTVEGSIWPVDANLRPEGRNGPLVRTLSSHLAYYQRWAKTWEFQALLKARAVAGDVELGQEYVATLAPLVWQVAERENFVTDVQKMRRRVVENIPAAEIERELKLGPGGLRDVEFAVQMLQLVHGRVDTSLRSGTTLDALKALAAGGYVGRVDAVQFDEAYRFLRSMEHRIQLFRLRRTHLVPEDDADLRRIGRSLGLRTDPVRALNREWKRHAGVVRRLHEKLFYRPLLDAVAQLAPGESRLSPVAARERLVALGYADPAAALRHLEALASGVSRKAAIQRTLLPVLLGWFADSADPDAGLLNFRKVSDALGKTPWYLRLLRDEGAAAENLARVLSAGRLAPDLLLRAPEAVALLGNGSGGGLVSRTRAHLEQEILSAVGRAGKGEAAVTAARGVRRRELFRTAAIDIVGSYGTEETPANADQGALVDLVGGAISDLTAATIAGTLRAVVRDGWGETLPTRFTVIGMGRFGGHEMGYGSDADVLFVHEPREGVGDEEAARAANTVVSEMRRLLQIPSADPPLLIDADLRPEGKSGPLVRTLKSYEAYYRRWSLGWESQALLRAEVVAGDEELGRRFLDLADPLRYPAEGLGEDAVREIRRLKARMETERMPRGADPTLHTKLGRGGLSDVEWTVQLTQLRHGWAEPGLRTTRTREALAAACAAELISGEDAATLDEAWVLATRVRNAVMLVRGRAGDTFPSDGRELAAVGRYLGYGPGHVGDMLDDYRRTTRRARAVVDELFYGTH
- a CDS encoding NAD(P)-dependent oxidoreductase, whose amino-acid sequence is MNEQQKPTHRPDSAATGTGVTVIGLGPMGRAMTRTLLAAGHPVTVWNRTADRADGVVADGAALAATPVGAVEASDLVLLSLTDYAAMYDVLGGATGSLAGRTLVNLSSDTPDRTREAAAWAAGHGAAFLTGGVMVPAPMVGTAAAHVYYSGSRQVLESRAATLAALGTPKYLGEDPGLAQLMYQAQLTVFLTTLSALMHATAMLGGAGMKATQALPELLASADSTGAILRAGEETPGAALDAGEHPGDLSTVTMMGATADHIVATSTSLGLDPALPLAVRAHYRRAVEDGHGGDNWTRIIDGIREPR